A DNA window from Helianthus annuus cultivar XRQ/B chromosome 15, HanXRQr2.0-SUNRISE, whole genome shotgun sequence contains the following coding sequences:
- the LOC110923904 gene encoding ATP-dependent DNA helicase PIF1-like has translation MVVQENIGNDGERRTQQIVKVDEIKNYLDCRYLSPCEAVWRMLAFPIHYSFPSVMKLTFHTPNQHLITLRDSDSLPALLNRDGIRDTMFTQWFALNSRDAAARKFTYAEIPTKYVWQEDNKVWKTRLERPAIGRIVYCNPAAGPKYYLRMLLGIVRGPRSFEEIKTVDGVVYETFKEACYAYGLLNDDKEWNDALSEAKLWASGSQLRELFVTILLFCEVNRPAQLWAQNWEILSDDILYMKRRLFMFPGLHLSDDQLKNYCLIELNELLEKNGKSLEDFTDMPQPDTSLLDKLDNRLIREELSYNKKKLTDEHDQLYASLNTEQTVIYDTVIDSVVTRKGGFYFVYGPGGTGKTFLYKAILSRLRSMGLIALAVASSGIASLLLPGGRTAHSRFAIPLELLNNSTCAIKQNTQLAHLLQEVRLIIWDEAPMMQKYAFEALDKTLRDILGFCTYTNRERVFGGMPILLGGDFRQILPVIPKGKREDVVQACINKSYLWKSCEIFTLHRSMRVNEYTSTGVIDMDRQCFNKWLLEIGDGIVPSKAKEGEDESTWIEIPTRFIVDSCGLPVASIVNAVFPSFTERQDDDDFLCERAILTPRNMDADEINDYMFAQLRRTTKTYKSSDEICRASTDVLEQEQLYPSEFLNSLTFPGMPPHALHLKEGLPIMLLRNVNPSQGLCNGTRLIITDLGKFVIKARILTGSNRGDTALIPRITLSSTKSKWPFIMKRRQFPVKPCYAMTINKSQGQSLKVVGLYLPRPVFSHGQLYVALSRVTTPEGLKIVIVGDGNGGMKNHTRNIVYKETDATAAEPEAMDVDEPPVAPTISAERVAAFRLTFERHRHDTLF, from the exons ATGGTTGTTCAGGAAAACATTGGCAATGATGGTGAAAGGCGTACACAACAGATTGTTAAGGTCGATGAGATTAAAAACTATTTGGATTGCCGGTACTTATCGCCGTGTGAAGCTGTGTGGAGAATGCTTGCATTTCCTATACATTACTCATTTCCATCCGTCATGAAGCTAACGTTCCATACACCTAACCAACATCTAATCACGTTACGTGATTCGGACAGCTTACCGGCCCTGTTAAACCGGGACGGGATACGAGACACAATGTTCACCCAATGGTTTGCGCTGAACAGCAGAGATGCAGCGGCAAGAAAGTTTACGTACGCCGAGATACCTACAAAGTATGTTTGGCAAGAGGATAACAAGGTATGGAAAACGCGGTTGGAGCGGCCAGCCATTGGGCGGATTGTGTATTGCAATCCAGCAGCTGGGCCAAAGTATTATTTAAGGATGTTGTTGGGAATTGTCAGAGGGCCCCGAAGTTTCGAAGAAATAAAAACGGTCGACGGAGTCGTGTATGAAACGTTCAAAGAGGCCTGCTATGCGTACGGCTTACTTAATGATGACAAGGAGTGGAATGACGCTCTTTCAGAGGCTAAATTATGGGCGTCCGGTTCCCAGCTACGGGAATTGTTTGTTACCATATTGTTGTTTTGCGAAGTGAACCGCCCGGCACAATTGTGGGCACAGAACTGGGAGATACTATCTGATGATATTTTGTACATGAAACGTAGGCTCTTCATGTTTCCGGGATTACATTTATCGGACGACCAGCTTAAGAACTACTGCCTAATTGAACTAAATGAACTATTGGAGAAAAATGGAAAATCGTTGGAGGATTTCACAGATATGCCACAACCAGATACGTCGCTCCTCGATAAGCTGGATAATCGTCTAATCAGGGAAGAGTTGAGTTACAATAAAAAAAAGTTGACAGACGAACACGATCAGTTATATGCATCACTCAACACGGAACAAACGGTCATATACGACACAGTCATTGATTCTGTTGTCACCCGAAAAGGAGGGTTTTATTTCGTGTATGGTCCGGGTGGGACAGGCAAGACTTTCCTGTACAAAGCCATCCTGTCACGCTTAAGATCGATGGGCCTGATTGCCCTTGCGGTTGCATCTTcag GTATCGCATCACTTCTATTACCCGGTGGTCGGACAGCTCATAGCCGCTTCGCTATCCCTTTAGAATTACTTAACAATAGCACGTGTGCCATCAAACAAAATACCCAATTGGCACACCTTTTACAAGAGGTAAGGTTAATCATCTGGGACGAAGCACCAATGATGCAAAAATATGCCTTTGAAGCACTTGATAAAACACTTAGAGATATATTGGGGTTTTGTACCTACACAAACAGGGAACGTGTGTTTGGTGGCATGCCTATCTTGCTTGGTGGTGATTTCAGGCAAATCCTTCCCGTCATCCCAAAGGGAAAAAGAGAAGATGTTGTTCAGGCATGCATAAATAAATCGTACCTATGGAAAAGTTGTGAAATCTTCACTCTTCACCGTAGTATGCGTGTCAACGAATACACCTCAACAGGTGTGATAGACATGGATAGGCAATGTTTCAACAAATGGTTGTTAGAAATCGGCGATGGAATCGTTCCCTCAAAAGCCAAAGAAGGTGAAGATGAGTCAACCTGGATCGAGATACCCACCAGGTTCATCGTTGATAGTTGTGGTCTTCCTGTGGCCTCGATTGTTAACGCTGTCTTCCCATCGTTTACAGAAAGGCAGGACGATGACGATTTTTTGTGTGAAAGAGCAATACTAACCCCGCGCAATATGGACGCTGACGAAATCAATGATTACATGTTTGCACAATTGAGACGGACCACAAAGACCTACAAGAGCTCTGATGAGATATGTCGCGCATCCACGGATGTATTAGAACAGGAACAACTCTATCCGTCTGAATTCCTAAACTCTTTGACATTCCCag GTATGCCACCGCACGCTTTGCATTTAAAAGAAGGCCTCCCTATCATGCTTTTAAGAAATGTGAACCCCTCGCAAGGCTTATGTAATGGCACCCGTCTTATTATCACAGACCTTGGGAAATTTGTTATCAAGGCTAGGATACTTACTGGGTCAAATCGTGGAGATACTGCATTAATACCGAGGATAACCCTTTCATCCACGAAATCAAAATGGCCATTCATTATGAAAAGACGTCAGTTCCCAGTGAAACCATGCTATGCAATGACCATTAATAAAAGCCAAGGCCAATCATTAAAAGTTGTTGGTCTCTATTTGCCCCGACCTGTGTTTAGCCATGGCCAGCTTTATGTCGCTCTTTCAAGGGTTACGACACCTGAAGGTTTAAAGATTGTCATCGTCGGGGATGGCAACGGTGGCATGAAGAACCATACCAGAAACATTGTTTACAAAGAAAC AGACGCAACTGCAGCTGAACCTGAAGCAATGGACGTAGATGAACCTCCAGTTGCACCAACCATATCCGCTGAAAG GGTTGCTGCATTTAGGCTTACATTTGAGCGGCATAGACATGATACACTGTTTTAA
- the LOC110909633 gene encoding uncharacterized protein LOC110909633, which translates to MVSHPIQVRLCSHTLSDGKVQTYFGLTLMNNCSDTSFVCGKNSIHIQSRNYVGLGGKNVTYCGPTLTSITTFASSANPNTGNTQIQPPSTTMTTGTATGAGKEGSIKGNTRIQPPSATVTAGTTTGTGKERSIKGRSHVSSSTSHWDSAYNIYCTPQNSHQNVAGPSRLRPPRPKKTEGVRIRTPRRAAFASVGARVEYQNLGRPTFTCHNCAAVMWYEERNKNTKASDGTTFSSCCQDGKVLLPRLLDAPEPLRSLLDCNDPETVRFREHIRVYNSMFCFTSFGAKIDHAINSGRSLYTFRINGQNYHRIGAMLPVEGEQPRYAQLYFYDTQNEVKNRIAALFGQTDCHNTCDEAIVASLIRMLDNHSSLANAFRMARDWCTQNESNDCQLRLLGQVINNPQYNRPNVSEVAVLITNDFGENTEPRDVIVSTKNGVLQRISELHQLYMPLQYPLLFPYGETGFHERIRYHDNTGRRATKRQCVTMREYYCYRIHYRNNEGTTLLRGGRLFQQYLVDSYAAIEEQRLRWMRNNQNELRVELYHNVCDAVTRGDTNAEAIGQRIVLPSTFTGSPRYMIQNYQDAMALCRSFGNPDLFVTFTANPKWPEIEDMVSLISGQKSHDRADVVSRVFKLKLTFLIEDIMKKQIFGNCTAGKVCNAPPLSFAINSTTNTDLF; encoded by the exons ATCCATATACAAAGTCGTAACTATGTGGGCCTTGGTGGGAAGAACGTGACATATTGTGGACCTACACTTACTTCCATAACTACATTTGCATCCTCAGCCAACCCCAACACAG GTAACACTCAAATACAGCCGCCAAGTACTACGATGACCACTGGTACTGCCACTGGAGCGGGCAAAGAAGGATCAATAAAAG GTAACACTCGAATACAGCCGCCAAGTGCTACGGTGACCGCTGGTACAACCACTGGAACGGGCAAAGAAAGATCAATAAAAGGTCGTTCCCATGTTTCCTCATCAACGTCCCACTGGGACAGTGCAT aCAATATTTACTGCACGCCACAAAATTCTCATCAAAACGTGGCGGGTCCATCACGTCTGCGTCCTCCTCGCCCTAAAAAAACAGAAG GCGTTCGTATTCGAACCCCGCGCAGGGCAGCGTTTGCATCAGTAG GTGCACGTGTTGAGTACCAGAACCTTGGCCGTCCAACCTTCACATGTCATAATTGTGCAGCGGTCATGTGGTATGAGGAGAGgaacaaaaatacaaaggcgTCTGATGGGACGACTTTCTCTTCGTGCTGCCAGGATGGCAAGGTTTTGCTTCCTCGCCTTCTTGACGCCCCTGAGCCATTAAGATCGTTACTTGATTGTAATGACCCGGAGACGGTTAGATTCAGAGAACATATTAGAGTGTACAATAGCATGTTCTGTTTCACATCATTTGGGGCAAAGATTGATCATGCTATAAACAGTGGTCGTAGCCTATACACCTTCCGAATAAACGGTCAGAACTACCACCGAATAGGAGCCATGTTGCCAGTTGAAGGTGAACAGCCCAGATATGCTCAGCTGTACTTCTACGACACGCAAAACGAAGTCAAAAACCGTATAGCTGCTTTGTTCGGCCAGACCGATTGTCACAACACATGTGATGAAGCAATTGTTGCGTCCCTCATCAGAATGTTAGACAACCACAGTTCTTTGGCTAACGCCTTCCGAATGGCGCGCGACTGGTGCACTCAGAATGAAAGCAACGATTGTCAGCTACGCTTACTAGGCCAAGTAATAAACAATCCACAGTACAATCGCCCTAATGTGTCTGAAGTTGCTGTTCTTATCACAAACGACTTTGGGGAAAACACCGAGCCACGTGATGTTATCGTCAGTACGAAAAACGGCGTGCTTCAACGGATATCAGAATTACATCAGCTTTACATGCCTTTGCAGTATCCGTTATTGTTCCCGTACGGAGAGACTGGGTTCCACGAGCGAATACGCTACCATGACAACACCGGACGTCGGGCGACTAAACGACAATGTGTCACGATGCGGGAATACTACTGCTACAGAATCCATTATCGCAACAATGAAGGCACCACCCTGTTAAGAGGCGGTCGTTTATTCCAACAATATTTGGTTGACTCATACGCGGCCATCGAAGAACAAAGGTTGCGCTGGATGAGGAATAACCAAAATGAGCTGCGCGTTGAACTCTATCATAATGTTTGTGACGCTGTGACGCGTGGGGATACAAATGCTGAGGCTATCGGACAGCGTATAGTTTTGCCGTCAACCTTTACGGGCAGTCCAAGATATATGATCCAAAATTACCAAGATGCCATGGCTCTGTGCCGTTCTTTTGGAAACCCCGACCTGTTTGTAACATTTACAGCTAACCCAAAATGGCCTGAGATCGAAGACATGGTATCTCTCATATCAGGACAGAAGTCTCACGACCGTGCAGATGTTGTATCACGTGTTTTTAAGCTTAAGCTAACTTTCTTGATTGAAGATATTATGAAGAAACAAATCTTTGGCAACTGCACAGCAGGTAAAGTTTGTAATGCTCCGCCTCTTTCTTTTGCTATCAATTCTACCACAAATACTGACCTTTTTTAG